The stretch of DNA gGTTATAGTAGACGACAATAATGTATGTTTCACAATAATAGACTTTCCTATATATTTCCATAATGCAATATCGCATTCATAATATTGTTCAAATTCATCGTCGTTTTTAACTTCCAGAACAATTTTATGACGATAAAAGAAATCACATACTTGTTTCCAAATACAAGATTTATAAATGAAAAAACAAACTAACTTATTTGGAAAAAAcaacatgcatgcatgcatcatcAACTAGCTGATACCTTTGTTAAGCTTAACAACTCATTATTGTAATTAACaagtcaaataataaaaatttccaTCCTAATTATTCTTAATCTTGTTTCTTTTCATACTAAATATACcaataataacaactcattattattgtaattaatTAACAACTCCCCCATTATATTCAATTGcaataaatatataatccaTGAATCCAcaatttcttgatgatgagatATACCCAAATTAAacaatcatcaatcatcatcaccAATCTCAAAACCTTTTTTATAGTTTTGAGTGTTGTGTGTGTAATCAATGGAATTCTTCCAAAATGCCAAAGTTGTGCGCCTAAAGAGCTACCATGACAAGTACTTAATGGCAAACGGTGATGGAGAAACCATTTATCAAGACCTCCAAGGATGTTATGACAACGCCAAATGGACGGTGGAGATTTTGAATCATGATGATAACAACTTGATCCGATTGAAGAgtttttttgggaattactTAACAGCCACCAACATCCCATTCTTATTAGGATCCGCGGGCAAGAAAGTCATGCAACAACCACTTCCTTCAAATTTGTtgaattcttcatcatttgaaTGGGAACCCATAAGAGATGGGATGCTGgtatatatgatatgatattttGGACAacattttattatatcttatgattattaattaatgTCAAACAAGTATggagaaattaaataataatgtatGTTGTATGTATTCTTTTGTAGGTGAAACTCAAGACACGTGACGGCGGCGGATTCTTGCGAGCCAACGATTTCCGGCTACGGCCGTGGAAGAACTCCGTCACACACGACAACCCTCATAGAACTGCAACAGCAAATTGGATTCTTTGGGACGTGGAAATTGTGGAGTCAAGAGAACAAGAATCCGATGATAAACCAATTGAGGTTCGCTTCCTACttacataatataatatataatatataatatataaatatcaatCGTAACAGGTGATTACTCACGTGAAGTTATTTTTGTGTGTAAAgatgattattaaaaattattaaataataatttagtaaaatatattaaattatttaataatagttGCTTATTCTTTTTACATGAAGATAACTTTGTACAGATAATtacctataattattattacaatcTTTTTAAAGAGTGTTTTAGAATATAGGTTTATCAAAGATATAAAGTTGGAAGCTCTTTCTTGAAAAAGGAAACACAAAAGTTTCAAGATTTTAATAACATCgtcaaatgcaaaaaaaaaaaaatgttacaaatgctttttcttttaaatcttTATTGAGTATTAACATTCATTAATAAACTTCCAAATTCCTTATTAAAATGATGAAAACCGTAACATGCATAAATCGCTAGGGTTTATAATTTAAAGAGGCcagaaaataatcaaaatataattcaataaGAGTTATGAGGCAAGAATTTATTAAGTGTACAATAAAATTGAGTTGTTAGTGTGtatatattttaacaaattatattattctttttttatgcaGCACAGAGAATTAGATAAAAATAGATCACCAGAAAAAAGATGgaagaattatattttgtgaCTAGAAAAAACAAGCTAGCAGCAATCATATACAGTCTATGGGAAATTCATCGAGAAAAGAAATGTTCAGGAAAAAGTGTTAGGATTTGAGGAGATGctaatgcaaaataaaaaaggggagcAGGAACATAGTTTGGATTTCTTTTTAGGTTTTAAATTACTctcttaatttttataatattattaatttgcaattaaatttttatatatatattttttattgaatttctaaatcatttaaaaaattttataattagatttcTATGGTGATAATTATCGCTTAACTTGAAAGAACTTAATATATAAACACAAGGAAGAAGTTTACTGTGATCCTCTAAATGTGAAAGTAGTAATGGTATTTgcatttgaaaagaaaatattctcctaattcaaatatttttattatggtaggaatctaattataaaatttaaaatgatttaagaactcaattaaaaaatatataaaaatttaattataaatttaataaagttataaaaattaataaaataattattttttttaattggattcgGATGTTTTGACCACACAAGAAGACACAACCATGAGGCATGTATTTTGGGCTTAGTTTTCCATCTTGGTATATACATGGGCTTCTTTTGTACATGCTCTTTTGTTGAGTAATGTAAAACATAAGTTAACGACCAAAAACTAATGTAAATTGTAATGTACATGATtcagaaaaaaataatgtaattaataagaaaattagtGTATATTGTCTTGATTGgtcattttatttcattatttttgagGTGATCTTGCTTGTTGAGTTGTTAATATTACTATCTTTTGATGAAGAACTTCAATATTTTAATGTAAGGAAATTTATGAATGGCAAACGTGGACTTCACTTATGTAAAACTTACACACCACAACGTTAATTAGAAAATTCATAAGAAATTTCTCTGAAGGACAATATAATCCAACCAATTGCGTCAACCCAACATTTTGAGAGGGTAGCATTCATTaatatcattatcaagatgtATCATTAATTAAGTCTTAAAAAAAGGTTAATCCTTATCAAGTAGCAATCATAATAAAATCCTTGTCAGATAACACTACCACTTTAATTTTCTATAAAGCGAAGATGaacatatattaatttaaattgttaaCAAAGAATCTATGTTCGTCTACCTTAATTATAGTAGTTAGACTACTAATGGTTTACATATATACCTACTAATGTTATGATCTGACAAAATTTAACTGAGCCACATACACATGCTTAATTTAATGTTATGTCCGAACCACACCACCTAATTTTGGAAGAGAATAGCCTAATTTTGGAAGAGAATAGAAGTCTTCTTCTATTTGTATGGTCTAATTGGTTATTATTACTGCTTGGTCGTTATTTGTATGGTCTGTTAACTGTTGTTTTGATCTTTTTATACGTTTATGAATTGAAATAATTATTCTTTAGAATATgtgttaataatttttaaaatggtaTAATTAAGAGTAAAGCTAGGGAACCAAAAGCATATCAGCCAAAACCCAGCCAAATACctttggatgaattcaaaatttttatgagttaatatatatggatgtttcttctattaagtattagaatgtttctttttcatattaaatggatgtttttttatatattttttgaatttgtgattgttagaAATGGATAGATTAATGTgagaaaaaagaggaaggtttttataggttttaattaggtttacttaatcaatttaaaattttttaaagtttttggcTGATAAATTTTTGGTTCCTTATACTTTTCCGTAAAGCTAGGGAACCAAAAGCATATCAGCCAAAACCCAGCCAAATACttttggatgaattcaaaatttttacgagttaatatatatggatgtttcttctactaagtattagaatgtttcttttttatattaaatggatgtttttttatatatttttcgaatttgtgattgttagaAGTGGATAGATTAATGtgagaaaaaagaggaagatttttataggttttaattaggtttacttaatcaatttaaaattttttaaattttaaatttaaaaatttaaaattaattaattattgatatcaattaatatagttttgtttagtttttggctTATAAGCTTTTGGTTCCTTATACTTTTCCAAAACCAAATATAACTGTTTCCGCCATATAAATGATGTAACCTTATACTTTTCCTATAATTaaacatacaaaaaatttaaattattagtaaATTCAATGCTTTATTCTCTTCAACACTCTTTTGCATTAAACTACACCCAAACGTCATTCCTACTAGACTATGATGCAAGACACTGACACGAATACGGGACACGATATGACATAGAATACGCCGATacgcgaattttaaaattttataagacacGGGAAcacgcatacatataaaatataaagtattttttagataaagtataatgatattttgatattttattgatattaaaatataaattaaatttttaattatttttaatattttattttaattgtatcacgtatttaaaatattttttgttttaataaataataatataaaatatatctaaatttatttcaagaatatatgttaagaataagattggacacgctgacacgtgatggtatttaggtgtgtccaaacgtgtttggtgaaaatttttttattttatattaagacACGTTTTAGATATAATAGACACGTGTGTCGAACGAATATCAAGAAGTGTCATGTCCAAAATATGTCCGACACGCATACACAATAATTTAACGAAATATCCATATTTCATAGCTACTAGACAACTAACAAAGTTTCTTAATCAACGTATTAACAAAAGTTAAAAAGAAGGAAGGAAAGTGTTTCTTATTTTCGGTGTAAAGGAATTTAGATTATCAATATTCAATAGTATAATGTggcatgaaaaattgaaaataaaccAAGACCTTCCTCTTGAGTAGTAATTTTGTCGGCCACCTCTTTTTTTTACTATAGTacatgtacactaaaattagttattaaagtcagtcatcaatataaaatatatgttagaatatagatacatattaaaaataaattaaattatacatatatttatacataaatacattactaactaattttagtgactaattttaatctCCGAATAATATTTTTGACCTCCTCCTTTATCACCGTTTTGAATTTTGAGTTGCTTtgcttttgaaaaaaatcacTATTGCAGTAGCTAAAATTACTAAccactttaatttttaatcattgTGGGAAATTATTGTCCCCACTTTTCATTTGGCCagaacttaattttaaaactaatccacttgtattatttttagctaatttatttcattatatAGTGTACATAGACATTTTCAAATATATTAGGTGTGGAAGATGTACACATACTTGGAACCAAAGTCTTGTGTTCTCGATGTTCTTAATTCCATGTTTGCTCATCAGCCAATCGTGTATTGTTTGAATTGTACAATCTTATTTGAATCCAACTATAAATAGCCTAGTGGACAATTCATAATCCTGAAGTAGtcattgaattgaattaaattacgAATATTCGTTGAATAATttacaagttatttttttaattaaaaaattccagGTCAATAGAAGGAATAagtcctttttttttccttcgaGGTATTGTATGCAACACGAGGGAAAACAAACTtgttcaataataatttatatatgtatttactaatattatatgttgtaatgtatatatataaaagagaaagaagtattgaaaagtaaagagagagaattgatttttgttttattgcttGTGTATTGTACGTAAGACTATGAAACCTTATTTATAGCTGTACAAATTCAACTTTTATTAAAGTTGATCTACATAATAATCTCAACTCTCTCTCTTGAAAACTTCAGTTGCCCATATCATTAATGGGCATCCATCTGTCAtttttatcacaacactccctcTTGGATAAGGGTGTAAGTTACCGAACCGGACCGAATTTTACCGCAAAACCGAACCGAAATTTACAACAACCGAAAGGAAAACCGAAAAAAtcggtttttttggttttttttcgaattaaaccgatcggttcggtttggttttcGGTTGGCTCAGtaaaaaccgaaccgaaccgaaccgaaccgaaatATTGGTTAAGAAACCTTGTTTTTACACATTTACCCTTTAACCTTGTTGTTTTGCTAGACATTTTtaattgtctttattttatgtttaattaagttgaatttgtATTGGATTTGGATGtgataaattcttgtttttcTAGTTTATTGaaggttttaaattttattttatggcaTTTTAAATTCAGATAAGTAGGTgtaaaaaaaccgaaaaaaccgaccgaaccaaaccgctgttggttcggttcggttcggttcggttgcTCAAACTGCAGCCAACCGAACTGTTGGTCTCTTTGAAGAACCGATCAGGTCGGTTCGGTTGGTTTTCGGTccaaaaccgaaccgaaccgagcCGATTACACCCCTACtcttggatgaccatttaggattatacCTCGAtcaaaccttactaaagaaaaacccaatggaaaaaactttagtgaaggaaaaagagtacaatatcctttgtgatggggactgcctcattaaaaactttgtcaagaaaaatccaatgaaaaaaaacttgaccaaagaaaaaagagtacagtctcccctaggggtgttcaaaaccgATCCGGACCGAACTAAACTGATCAACCAAgccgaaaaaacaaaaaattgaacaaaccgaaaaccgaaaaaaaatgtatttttctgtttttgttgcggttcggttcggttttcggTTCTGACATTGAAAACCTcaaccgaaccgaaccaaaccggaaagataaaaaaatcctaaaaaaaccaaGCCCACCCCACCCCCAAATGCACGTAACCTAGCCTACCGCTCTCTGCACCTCTCACTGCTGGCGAGGGACCGTTCTTCCCACCACCTCGCCGTACCGCCGACCTTCCTCGCATCGCCGCCCTTCCACTGCTCCCAGGACCTCCTCGCGGACAGAGCAGCCCAGCACACAGCCAGCCACAGCCAGATCCCAGCGCCCAGATGCCCAGGACCTCCCTCGCAAGTCGCAAGTCGCACCCAGTAGTCCACTACTCCAGTAGCACAGAGAACCCGACACCCAGCAACATCCTCGCAAGTCGGACCCAGCACCATCCACTCACCCAGCGGACACAGAGCACTGTTTCAAGTCAGATATGGAGCCCGAGCCATCGAGTCAGCTATGTAACTTGACTGGAATTGATGTTCTGTTTCTTGTTCATTACTTCATCTCCAATTGCTTCAACTGCTTCTGGTGTTTGTTTTGTGCTGTTGAATTACTGAAATGTTGTATTTTGCTTTGCTGTTCTGTTGAGTGTTGAATTACCGAATTACTTTTGAAGTGATTTAGTATGTTTTGGAGCTTTTGGATCTTTATATGGTTAGATTGAAATCAGTATGGTCAGCTAAATTTGAATAATAAGAAcagaattttgattttgtacGGTATGAATTACTTTTGTTGGTATTGTTGCTGGTTGTTTAATGAATTTCTAAATTTGTTTACCGTGGATAGATTGTGTGGAGAATAGCATTCTACTCCAAGTTATGTGTGTTGTTAGAGTTTATTGTAATAATTGTTAAGAgtttttctaataatatatctattttttcaACCTGGTGATGAGCAAGCTTTCCATGAATCAGGTCATGTTGTTGTAGGCTGGTTCTTAAAACATTTTACATAAGTGTGTGTGTTTTATACAGGGCTAAAGAGTCAATGCAGATATTAAGATTTACATGTGTATATGAGAGATTTGATTCTTTATTTGTGCATGTCCTTAATTATTTGGttgtttatttatatatcatGCTAATTATGAGTGTAGATTATGACATGTTAAGATTAACAGTATGTCACTATGCTTTCAACTATAATGCagaaaaattaaacttaaaacattaaaatacaaaaattgaaaCAGAAGTATTTAAGAAATGCATATTATAAAGCAAGATTTGTTACCTAAAGTTAACTCAAACTCATGCAGCCTATATCAGAAATATCCCTTTAGACCCAGACTCTAAATCATCCAACTTGATATAAGGATAGAAAGTTTTATATGAGCTTGCttgaatttgatattttttgtgTTGAGCACTTGAATTCTTTTCTGATTGATGTGCTAACTAAATTTGAAGGTGCATTTGAAAGGAGTAGGGGTGTCAAAAATCCCCAGCAGGCGGGGATCCCCGCGGGGACCGCCCCAAATGGGGCCCCGATGGTGGGGAATTTTTCCCGTGGGGATGGGGATGGGGAGCAAAATTCCCCCGAGACAGGCGCGGGGACCCGAGCGGGGATCCCCGCCCCATCCCCGATAATTCCCCGaattgttaaatttatttaaatactcTTACTTTATTTCTAACATAGGGagtattttagtaatttcacccattaaaaaattttaaccctATATTCCCTTCTCACCTTTGTTGTTGCGCCCTCTTTAACTCTCTAttcccatccaaaccccaacTCTCCAGACTCCAGTCACTCACTCACTCTTCACTTTGTTCAAACTTCAAAATCCTCACAGCTAGCCACCGGCCACTCTTGCGCCATCACCCTAGCAGCTTCACCGCGCCGTTCTCTCTCCTCAGGCACGGCGTCCTTCTCCTCTCCACTTCTGCGTCTGCGTGTTTGCTTCCATTCTCGTCACTATATGTTAACATATTTGTCTCTATTGTTTTAACAGAGAACATGGAGATGTTTGTTAGAAGTTTTATGCCGACAATGAAAGAATATTTGATGTTAAAGACtttgttttattgctttctttataaTGGAAGTtgcattttaagattttattttatggacTATGATTTGCTATGTTGTATTTCTGGACTTATAATCTTAGATAAGATATGTTTGTGTGGTTCATCTCATTTTACTCAAAAGATATCTCTTAGAAATATAGAATTGAtctattattatctttttgtttCCGGTTTAATACCATATATAATGTATTCTGTATTATTTTCTctaaacaaataattatatctaAATCTTAGTGTGAGTCTACTAAGCTACTATTATTGTACTAAAAAGTATtacactattattattattattattattattattattatttgcctTTTGATTTCAGGTTGATTTGTTTAAAGATGTTTTGCTCTTTTACAAGAGAGAACACCAAAACATGATTGTCTTttgctgaaaattttttttatcttttattgtaTAGACTATtaaacttttaataattttaattgtggtattataatttcttttatcgTTGAATTTCATTGTATTAAGACTTTTTTTACTCTTATGGATGTAGTTGCTTTTTTTACTCTTGTGGATGTAGTTTTACTTTTATATGTTATGGCTTTGTGAAATAGAATGACATTTTTTTAATCGATTGAAAAAACCGAACAAATCAAACCGAATTTAATTGGTTTGATTTGGTTCGGATGACCtcgataaaaaaatcaaaccaaaccgaaccgcagTTAAATTAAACGATTGGATCAgatgactttttttttaaaatcgaaCCAAACCGCACCGTGAACACCCctagtctccccctcttgtcgacatcatttaatatctcgaaatcggcgaatcccaatctgatgtaccaatttttcaaagaaagattttgggagtgactttgtaaataaatctgccagattgtcacttgaacGGATCTATTGgatatcaattgtcccttgattttgaagatcgtgagtgaagaagaatttgggagaaatatgctttgttttatcacctttgatgtatccgccTTTGAGTTgggcaatgcatgctgtattatcttcaaacaagacagttggagctatcttatgatcaatcagtccacatgatgacaaaatatattggatcaaactcttgagccaaaaacactcgcgacttgcttcatgaatcgctagtatttcggcatgattagaggatgttgcagcaattgtctgtttcgtggacctccatgatatagctgtaccaccatatgtgaataggtatcctgtttgagatctccctttgtgtggatcagacaagtatccagcatctgcatagccaacgagttgtgacttggatccatatggataaaacaatcccatatcaaccgttccatgaagatatcgaaaaatttgtttgactccactccaatgtcttctggttggagaggaactatatcttgctagtaaattcacagcaaatgatatatcgggtcgtgtattattagcaagatacattaacGCTctaatggcactaagatatggtacttccgGACCAAGGATATATTCATTTTCTTCCTTAAGACgaattgatccttttccacatccaaagatcttacgatcattggggtacttaatggatgtgacttatccatataaaatcttttcaagatcttttctgtgtatgttgtttgatgaataaagatcccattttttgtatgctcgatctaTAGGccaagacaaaatttagtctttccaagatctttcatctcaaactattcttttagagtttttataattgttggaatctcttcaagagtcccaatgatatttaaatcatcaacgtacacagcaccTATAATGAATCTAGATGtaaatttctttatgaaaacacatggatatatatcatcattcttgaatccatttttgatcagatactcagtaagacgattataccacatttgtccaaattgctttagaccatataaagatctttgcaatttgactgagtataaccttTGCGAATATTTATTGGtagtttagatatctttagtgctttagggactttcatatagatatcccgatctaatgagtCGTATAAATAGGCtattaccacatccattaaatgtatatatagtttatgatatgcagaaaAACTGatcaaataacgcaatgttatcgcatccactacagggaaatacgtttcttcataatctataccaggcctttgtgaaaaaccttgtgccacaagtcgggctttgtagcgcacaacttcatttttttcatttcgttttctcacaaatatccatcggtatccaacaggttttacatcttcaggtGGACGGattacaggtccaaagacttcacgtttcgcaagtgagtctaattcagccttcatggcttcttcccattttggccaattatttctttgtcgacattctttgactgatcttggctcaagatccttactttcatgcatgatatttaatgccacattatatgcaaatatttcattgacaattgtcttattttggTCCCATTTCtttcctgtaaagacataatttatcgagatctcgtcattttcacaattttcaggtacctgaacgtcttctggcgttaaaactatattagaattttggacaattgcaggtgtctctactatgtctttttcaacaggaatcgtatttacttcttttctttttcaaggatttttgtttttggaaccgacaggcctgccacacttctggcgtgaatttgcttcagtggctacttgtcctactggaacatcaattcaaattggggcatttttcgctggtatataagatttagttatcctctttgtatcgaaaaatgcattaggcaattcatttgttattctttgcaaatgtataatcttttgaacttctaattcacattgccctgatcgataatctaaatgcatcaacgatgatgcattccaattaagttccttttcaggaagcttattctctcccctaatgttggaaattttgattcatcaaaatgaaaATTTGCAAACTGGGCTTTagatacatctccagtttgtatctcaagatatcTCACTATAGATGGAGAATCATAttcaacatatatccccaattttctttggggtcctattttggtgcgattaggtggtgcaatgggaacatatatcgcacacccaaatattcttaaatgaaaaatatttggctgctggccaaatgCTAATtacataggagagaactgatggtaactcgttggactcaaacgaataagtgttgcggcatgtaaaatagcgtgccccaaaccgaggttaggagatttgttctcataagaaAGGGTCTAGTAATTAATTGGAggtgtttaataagtgattctgctaacccattttgtgtgtgaacataagctactggatgttcaacacttattccattagccatacaataagcatcaaaagcttgggaagtaaattcaccagcattatcaagacgaattacTTTGATTAGATTTTCtagaaattgtgcttttaatcgaataatttgagccagtaatctcgcaaacgccaggttgcaaGAAAGACAATAAGCatacatgtgaccatctcgaagatgcgtctatcaggatcgtaaaatatctaaaagatccacatggtggatgaataggtccacatatattaccttgaatcctttccaggaattcaggggactcaaatccaatctttactggtgatggcattaaaattaactttccctgagaacatgcagcacaacaaaattcaccagttttaagaatcttctgtttctttagtgaatgtccatgagagttttcaataattctcttcatcatggttgttcccagATGACCCATtctatcatgccaagttatgaattcatttgggctagtaaacttctggtttacaat from Arachis duranensis cultivar V14167 chromosome 4, aradu.V14167.gnm2.J7QH, whole genome shotgun sequence encodes:
- the LOC107486396 gene encoding uncharacterized protein LOC107486396, encoding MEFFQNAKVVRLKSYHDKYLMANGDGETIYQDLQGCYDNAKWTVEILNHDDNNLIRLKSFFGNYLTATNIPFLLGSAGKKVMQQPLPSNLLNSSSFEWEPIRDGMLVKLKTRDGGGFLRANDFRLRPWKNSVTHDNPHRTATANWILWDVEIVESREQESDDKPIEHRELDKNRSPEKRWKNYIL